A region of uncultured Carboxylicivirga sp. DNA encodes the following proteins:
- a CDS encoding PEGA domain-containing protein yields MHKSKSLFLSFLFIIINLSAQEKGSFIISTTPQNATISLEEFPDIQKNSPAQFVDYKPLKYKVKISKDNYHDVYTLVTCYADSTMEYHFDLTPKTGSVSIQSNPYKAIVYLDNQLIGYTPVNNYPISWGKHHIRIAYNDYDDYNNTFVINEDTTHTITHDFTDFNLDNYEDDKPLITDKPDPFYFEKPYVQETNSDGNEEMDDKAKFGFGSVGMFAILGSNGAKGTTWRYGADIGHFLRLYGESNTQSNITGFGLDFIAPADFGGVAIYGKVGGMARTYDGGYNGDIVTTFLIIGGGIGIKPIPHFQVFGEFDINIYDQEQHPDDIQAWKDQFPGYSPVTGWLGMRVAF; encoded by the coding sequence ATGCACAAATCTAAATCCCTGTTTCTGTCATTTCTTTTTATTATTATCAATCTTTCTGCTCAAGAAAAAGGCTCATTTATAATTTCAACAACACCACAAAATGCCACCATAAGTCTGGAGGAATTTCCTGATATCCAGAAAAATTCACCTGCACAATTCGTCGATTACAAACCACTGAAATATAAAGTGAAAATCAGTAAAGACAATTATCACGATGTTTATACACTGGTGACTTGTTATGCTGATTCAACTATGGAGTATCATTTTGATCTCACCCCAAAGACTGGAAGTGTCAGTATTCAATCAAATCCATATAAGGCAATAGTTTACCTCGACAATCAATTAATTGGCTACACACCAGTCAATAATTATCCAATCAGTTGGGGGAAACATCATATAAGAATCGCGTACAATGATTATGACGATTACAATAACACATTTGTAATTAATGAAGATACAACGCATACCATTACACATGATTTTACAGATTTCAACCTTGATAATTATGAGGATGACAAACCGTTGATTACTGATAAACCTGATCCGTTTTATTTTGAAAAGCCATATGTGCAGGAAACAAATAGTGATGGGAACGAAGAAATGGATGATAAAGCTAAATTTGGATTTGGCTCAGTTGGTATGTTTGCTATACTGGGAAGCAATGGAGCAAAAGGAACAACCTGGCGTTATGGTGCAGATATTGGTCATTTTTTACGCTTGTATGGAGAAAGTAATACACAATCAAACATTACCGGATTTGGACTAGATTTTATTGCACCTGCTGATTTTGGAGGAGTTGCTATTTATGGTAAAGTCGGTGGTATGGCACGAACTTATGACGGTGGATATAATGGCGATATCGTTACAACATTCTTAATTATTGGTGGAGGAATAGGTATCAAACCAATTCCTCATTTTCAGGTTTTCGGGGAATTCGATATTAACATATACGATCAGGAACAACATCCGGATGATATACAGGCATGGAAAGATCAATTCCCTGGATATTCGCCTGTAACAGGTTGGTTAGGCATGAGGGTAGCTTTCTAA
- a CDS encoding SpoIIE family protein phosphatase — MVTQIKKKRLKLYKDRLNIILDIAQTINEDHTIEDLLAEFEILLREELEVGKVLVFTLSNNVWHNLLTSGVTKDEANLINVEEDLLCYKTIESITISHPPKLKGFDAVIPLFHRFAPIGYVLIGDIEEEQQGISPTIKHLKLIQIIANLIIVFVENKRMQNALLEQEILKKEMELASRIQNQLVPSEYQMPKTQNLDIQTYYQPHMGVGGDYYDIFRLSRQTIGFCMADVSGKGIAAAMVMSNFQAVMRSLFTAGTNFKKLIPLLNERVNASANNEKFITLFIGRYNLMTRRLTYVNAGHLPPLLYDTKKKHLTHLEKGCIGLGMLDFVPSIEVGKIKIPKEAKLLAFTDGVVELDKGNQVESNAQEIEDILCTTASLEQNFAQLRGIIDKFVTKGAVFDDISLLGLEFK, encoded by the coding sequence ATGGTTACGCAGATAAAAAAGAAAAGGCTCAAGTTGTATAAGGATCGGTTGAATATCATCCTTGACATAGCACAAACGATCAATGAAGATCATACTATTGAGGACTTATTGGCTGAGTTCGAAATCTTGTTGCGCGAAGAACTTGAAGTTGGTAAAGTATTGGTTTTCACACTTTCGAATAATGTATGGCATAATCTTTTAACTTCTGGTGTAACCAAAGATGAAGCCAATCTGATTAATGTTGAGGAAGATCTACTCTGTTATAAAACCATAGAAAGTATAACCATTTCACACCCTCCTAAATTAAAAGGCTTTGATGCTGTTATACCATTATTTCACAGGTTTGCTCCAATTGGATATGTTTTAATCGGTGACATTGAAGAAGAACAGCAAGGTATCAGTCCAACCATCAAACACCTGAAGCTGATTCAGATTATTGCCAATCTTATTATTGTATTTGTTGAAAACAAGCGAATGCAAAATGCATTGCTTGAACAGGAAATATTAAAAAAGGAGATGGAACTGGCATCACGTATTCAAAACCAATTGGTTCCAAGTGAATACCAGATGCCCAAAACACAAAATCTTGATATTCAAACATACTATCAACCTCACATGGGCGTGGGAGGTGATTATTATGATATTTTCCGATTATCGAGACAAACAATCGGATTCTGTATGGCTGACGTTTCAGGCAAAGGAATTGCAGCTGCTATGGTAATGTCTAATTTTCAGGCAGTGATGCGATCTTTATTTACGGCCGGTACAAATTTTAAAAAATTAATTCCTCTCCTGAATGAAAGGGTTAATGCAAGTGCCAATAACGAGAAGTTTATTACTCTTTTTATTGGCCGCTACAATTTAATGACCAGACGATTGACATATGTTAATGCCGGTCATCTTCCCCCTCTTCTTTACGATACTAAAAAGAAACATCTTACACACCTAGAAAAAGGTTGTATTGGTTTAGGTATGCTTGATTTTGTTCCTTCAATAGAAGTAGGAAAAATTAAGATTCCTAAAGAAGCAAAACTACTGGCTTTTACTGATGGAGTAGTGGAATTGGATAAAGGCAATCAGGTTGAATCCAATGCGCAGGAAATTGAAGATATTCTTTGTACTACAGCAAGTCTTGAACAAAACTTTGCTCAATTACGAGGTATCATTGATAAGTTTGTAACAAAGGGAGCTGTGTTTGACGACATCTCATTACTTGGTCTGGAATTCAAGTAA
- a CDS encoding MFS transporter: protein MSKIGTTFKSFPKVFWVSNTMELFERWAWYGFYMAFALYLVNSSDTGALGFSASQKGIIMGTGSMLLYFLPLFTGAIADRVGYKKVLLLSYTMYVSGYWMVSTFNSFALVFAAYIYLAFAGALFKPIISAMISKTTNKDNASIGFGIFYMMINIGGFIGPFIAGAIYQKSWDWVFYISMITISINYLFVFLLFKEPGRELIENKEPLLQVFGQALKNIWVTLQNFKYVLFLIIMIAFWTAFNQLYYAFPVFVDDWVDTTLFYDALHSIWPWLAEAIGDNGTISAVTIGSFDAFFIIVFQIWISGIVMRYKPLNAMMSGIFILAIGVGMMFAFQNIWFILIGVLTFSIGEMASSPKFTEYVGSIAPADKKALYMGTSFLPIAAGHQLAGFVSGDLYDNAAGKITLLQNEIAKRGLEIQQISDSFSKNDYWNKAMQLTGMNDVELTNYLWNNYNPAKIWILYSGIAMGAVVALFIYDRFILKSESK from the coding sequence ATGTCTAAAATAGGAACAACATTTAAAAGCTTCCCAAAAGTCTTTTGGGTATCAAATACCATGGAACTATTTGAACGTTGGGCTTGGTATGGCTTTTACATGGCTTTTGCATTATATCTAGTCAACAGCAGTGATACAGGTGCTCTAGGATTTAGTGCCAGTCAGAAAGGTATTATCATGGGAACAGGTTCCATGCTTCTTTACTTTTTACCTTTATTTACCGGGGCCATTGCAGATCGAGTGGGTTACAAAAAAGTGCTTCTACTTTCATATACAATGTATGTAAGTGGATATTGGATGGTTTCCACATTTAACTCATTTGCATTAGTATTTGCTGCTTATATTTATCTGGCTTTTGCAGGTGCACTTTTTAAGCCTATTATTTCAGCCATGATATCAAAAACCACCAATAAGGATAATGCATCTATTGGATTTGGTATTTTTTATATGATGATTAATATTGGCGGTTTCATTGGCCCATTTATTGCTGGAGCTATCTATCAAAAAAGTTGGGACTGGGTATTTTATATTTCAATGATCACCATATCAATAAATTATCTTTTCGTCTTTTTACTTTTCAAAGAACCTGGCCGGGAATTAATTGAAAACAAAGAACCATTGCTTCAGGTATTTGGTCAAGCGCTAAAAAACATTTGGGTTACACTACAAAATTTCAAGTACGTTCTGTTCCTAATCATTATGATTGCGTTTTGGACAGCCTTTAATCAACTTTATTATGCTTTCCCTGTTTTTGTTGATGATTGGGTTGATACAACACTATTTTATGATGCACTTCATAGTATATGGCCATGGTTGGCAGAAGCAATTGGGGATAATGGGACCATTAGTGCTGTTACCATTGGAAGCTTTGATGCTTTCTTCATCATTGTTTTTCAAATCTGGATCTCAGGCATTGTAATGCGATACAAACCTTTAAATGCAATGATGAGTGGGATCTTTATTTTGGCAATTGGGGTAGGAATGATGTTTGCATTTCAAAACATTTGGTTTATTCTGATTGGTGTGTTAACCTTTAGTATTGGCGAGATGGCAAGTAGTCCCAAATTCACTGAATATGTTGGCAGCATTGCACCTGCTGATAAAAAGGCCCTTTACATGGGAACTTCTTTCTTACCAATAGCTGCTGGACATCAATTGGCTGGCTTTGTATCTGGTGATTTATATGATAATGCAGCAGGAAAAATTACCCTACTGCAAAATGAAATAGCAAAAAGGGGACTGGAGATTCAACAAATATCTGATTCTTTTTCTAAAAACGATTATTGGAACAAAGCCATGCAACTAACAGGAATGAACGATGTGGAATTGACTAATTATTTATGGAATAATTATAATCCGGCAAAAATTTGGATTCTTTATTCAGGAATTGCCATGGGTGCTGTTGTTGCATTATTTATTTACGACAGATTTATTCTAAAATCAGAATCTAAATAA
- a CDS encoding type II CAAX endopeptidase family protein yields MTKGTLNHFPPILKLLTLIIIVLTGSLVLSLISLLIAKPIFGVDINSADDIYNNIQFLQVLQILQSLLVFILPSALAVHLLYFKNNEVIPGRGKFNLAFFLIAFISILLSQSFISWTAWINQQLQLPEFLSGVTNWISLKEEQAANLTDLMLTTSDWKQTLVTVFLIAVLPAIGEEWLFRGLIQRELMNLVKNAHIAVIITAIIFSAIHIQFLTFLPRFVLGLILGYMMIYSRNIWMPITAHFTNNFMAVVLYQFYKGNEPDFPNNEIDYSFDANVIISLVIIIGSIIVTYQLGKKQVNS; encoded by the coding sequence ATGACAAAAGGCACATTAAATCATTTTCCTCCTATTCTAAAATTATTAACCCTTATAATAATTGTTCTTACAGGCTCATTAGTACTTTCACTGATAAGTCTTTTAATAGCCAAACCAATATTTGGAGTTGATATTAACTCAGCAGATGATATTTATAACAACATCCAGTTTCTTCAGGTCCTTCAGATTCTTCAAAGCTTATTAGTCTTTATATTACCCTCTGCTTTAGCTGTACATTTGCTATATTTCAAGAATAATGAGGTAATACCAGGAAGAGGTAAATTTAATCTTGCTTTTTTCCTTATTGCCTTCATTTCAATATTACTTAGTCAGTCTTTTATTTCGTGGACAGCCTGGATCAACCAACAACTTCAATTACCCGAATTTCTGAGTGGCGTAACCAATTGGATTTCATTAAAAGAAGAGCAAGCTGCTAATTTAACAGATTTAATGCTTACAACTTCTGATTGGAAACAGACTTTAGTAACCGTTTTTCTGATTGCTGTTTTACCGGCCATTGGAGAAGAGTGGTTGTTCAGAGGATTGATTCAACGTGAATTAATGAACCTTGTGAAAAATGCGCATATAGCTGTAATTATCACCGCAATCATTTTCAGTGCAATTCATATTCAGTTCCTGACCTTTCTGCCAAGATTTGTACTGGGTTTGATTCTGGGTTATATGATGATTTATTCCCGTAATATATGGATGCCAATAACAGCCCATTTTACAAATAATTTTATGGCTGTGGTTCTGTATCAATTTTACAAGGGAAATGAACCTGATTTTCCTAATAATGAAATTGATTATTCGTTTGATGCCAATGTCATCATTAGTCTGGTAATCATCATTGGTTCTATCATTGTTACTTACCAATTAGGCAAAAAGCAAGTTAACTCCTAA
- a CDS encoding DUF5916 domain-containing protein, giving the protein MNKLTFLIILLFSFLSISAQTKKTVECYAIDEPLKIDGVLDESCYQNALPAKDFLQLQPYNGKPSYQPTEVYFFYDQNAIYLGAMLYDNAPDSIYNFLTARDNIGMSDYFGVYFDPYNEGQLAFGFFITPAGVQTDIKAIKTSYDYEDGSWDAVWQSKTNVTDKGWVIEMRIPYSALRFPLTDVHTWGLNMFRNIRRYNSNNSWNFIDRNVDGFIHQQGVMTGIKNIKPPVRLSFSPYLATYVEHSESSGETDFIYRGGLDLKYGINESYTLDMMLIPDFGQIQSDDKQLNLSPYELYYQERRQFFTEGVELFNRGEIFYSRRIGAYPKFTSTAYDNLKTNEVVEEMPSETQLVNATKISGRNKKGFAIGFLNAMSLNSYATIKDTITNSAREALVQPFTNYNVSVIDQSLKNNSYISLINTNMIVANNPFMANVTATEFQFRDKGLKYALSGQAGVSHRGADEKETGWFTMLEFAKNRGKWQYGIEQSAISDEYNPNDMGYLRRNNRFDTELFLLYQKVEPFSIFRQMFTRTWYEQNRVMEPWDLNNHEAGIYTEWQFMNNYGVEARFNYVGNDRNYDEPRVEGRYFLKPETFNYNFFAHSDWTKKFHVYSYYGEYKRPERDQKGNWFGLGLGCQVGQKLSLSLEMAYEGEENDYGYVSQNDNQDSIHFARRNVATVENVLELSYTFNNELSLRLRGRHYWSGVENKQFYLLQNDGTLLPDAIYNENFDNNFNAFNIDMVLRWVFAPGSEMTFGWKNSIFDQVDRSISNYRKNIDIIWKSPQTNTLSFRILYYIDYNNLFNKQES; this is encoded by the coding sequence ATGAACAAATTGACCTTTCTAATCATCCTGCTGTTTTCTTTTTTATCTATCTCTGCACAAACAAAAAAAACAGTCGAGTGCTATGCTATAGATGAGCCTTTAAAAATTGATGGTGTATTGGATGAGAGTTGTTATCAAAATGCTCTGCCAGCTAAGGATTTTCTGCAATTACAACCTTATAATGGTAAACCTTCCTATCAACCAACCGAAGTTTACTTTTTTTATGATCAGAATGCCATTTACCTCGGAGCCATGCTATACGATAATGCTCCGGATAGTATCTATAATTTCTTAACTGCAAGAGATAATATTGGTATGTCTGATTATTTTGGGGTTTATTTCGACCCGTACAACGAAGGACAATTGGCTTTCGGCTTTTTCATTACACCTGCAGGTGTTCAAACTGACATTAAGGCGATTAAAACATCTTACGATTATGAAGACGGAAGCTGGGATGCTGTTTGGCAGAGCAAAACCAATGTTACGGATAAAGGCTGGGTTATTGAAATGCGGATACCTTATTCGGCTCTGCGCTTTCCTTTGACTGATGTTCATACATGGGGGCTGAATATGTTTCGAAACATCAGAAGATATAATTCCAATAATTCATGGAACTTTATCGATCGGAACGTAGATGGTTTTATTCATCAACAAGGTGTAATGACCGGAATTAAAAACATTAAACCTCCGGTTCGATTATCTTTTTCACCCTATCTGGCAACCTATGTTGAACATAGCGAAAGTAGTGGAGAAACGGATTTCATCTATCGTGGGGGACTGGATCTTAAATACGGTATCAACGAAAGTTATACGCTTGATATGATGCTTATCCCCGATTTTGGTCAGATACAATCTGACGACAAACAATTGAATCTGTCGCCATATGAACTTTATTACCAGGAAAGAAGACAGTTTTTTACTGAAGGAGTTGAATTATTTAATCGTGGCGAAATATTTTATTCCAGACGTATTGGTGCATATCCAAAATTTACCTCTACAGCATATGACAATCTTAAAACGAACGAGGTTGTAGAGGAAATGCCTTCTGAAACTCAATTGGTGAATGCAACTAAAATTTCAGGGCGTAATAAAAAGGGATTTGCCATTGGTTTTTTGAATGCCATGAGTTTGAATTCCTATGCTACAATAAAAGACACCATTACTAATTCAGCCAGGGAAGCTTTGGTTCAACCCTTCACCAATTATAACGTATCCGTTATTGATCAATCGTTAAAAAACAACTCCTACATTAGCCTGATTAACACCAATATGATTGTAGCCAACAATCCATTTATGGCGAATGTAACTGCAACCGAATTTCAATTCAGAGATAAGGGATTAAAATATGCCCTGAGTGGCCAGGCTGGAGTTAGTCACAGAGGAGCAGATGAGAAGGAAACTGGTTGGTTTACCATGTTGGAGTTTGCAAAGAACAGGGGAAAATGGCAGTACGGAATTGAACAGAGCGCCATTTCAGATGAATATAATCCTAACGATATGGGATATTTGCGTCGAAACAATCGATTTGATACAGAGCTTTTTCTTCTATATCAAAAAGTTGAACCTTTCAGTATTTTCAGGCAAATGTTTACGCGCACATGGTATGAGCAAAACAGGGTAATGGAACCATGGGATTTGAATAATCATGAAGCAGGTATTTATACCGAGTGGCAATTCATGAATAATTATGGTGTTGAAGCAAGATTTAACTATGTCGGCAACGACCGAAACTATGATGAACCAAGGGTTGAAGGCAGGTATTTTTTAAAACCAGAAACTTTCAATTACAACTTCTTTGCTCATTCCGACTGGACAAAAAAATTCCATGTCTATTCCTATTATGGAGAATATAAAAGGCCCGAAAGAGATCAAAAAGGGAACTGGTTTGGTTTAGGTTTAGGTTGTCAGGTGGGACAAAAACTCTCATTGTCACTTGAAATGGCATATGAAGGAGAAGAAAATGATTATGGATATGTTAGTCAAAACGATAATCAGGACAGTATCCATTTTGCCCGTCGTAATGTGGCCACCGTAGAGAATGTGCTTGAACTATCATATACATTTAACAATGAACTTAGTCTTCGATTGAGAGGGCGACATTATTGGTCAGGAGTAGAAAACAAGCAATTTTATCTTCTTCAGAATGATGGAACTCTTCTTCCGGATGCAATTTATAATGAGAACTTTGACAATAATTTTAATGCTTTTAATATTGACATGGTTCTTCGATGGGTATTTGCTCCGGGATCTGAAATGACTTTCGGCTGGAAGAATTCTATTTTTGATCAAGTCGATAGATCAATTAGCAACTACAGAAAAAACATTGATATTATTTGGAAAAGTCCACAAACCAATACCTTATCATTTCGCATTCTATATTACATCGACTATAATAACTTATTTAATAAACAAGAAAGTTGA
- a CDS encoding M20/M25/M40 family metallo-hydrolase, whose protein sequence is MRIFYTFIIVIAFSALNAQNTATQVDPINSLTVDILKHHISVLASDSLNGRFTSSEGQKKAARYIQTEFEAAGLHPYNDTCFYQPYSLWSWKWGECTLKSKHTSLTSQNDFLFLSNAPMDSTSAPCVFVGFGEDTIINDLDLKDKIAFAFTNSYSNYYSLAYRLKSRGVKAIILTNPNDEKAYQKISSRVDFDRVNVSKAKPFFSKTATKVFIVKPSFAKELFGKNIAVLKKVETSKEAAKISEKIIAVHCPVIVEKVKTENVAGYIKGKTNETIVLSAHYDHLGKKGDNIYYGADDNASGTTALLSLAKVIGEQKEVPDRNILFLATSGEELGLLGALHFADEQSKLPFDIKANLNIDMIGRNDSIGKSNYIYLIGSKEYPVLDSLCNIANQAVDLKIDYGYETNSSFGNLLNLSDHYAFHKQGIPVLGFFNGLHADYHKPTDTVDKIEFEEMLKRIRLIYYTSQLLVDKEVFNKN, encoded by the coding sequence ATGCGCATCTTCTATACCTTTATCATTGTTATTGCTTTCTCAGCATTAAATGCACAGAATACAGCAACTCAAGTTGATCCTATCAACTCTTTAACTGTTGATATTCTTAAACATCATATTTCAGTTCTTGCTTCTGATAGTTTGAACGGAAGATTTACTTCATCTGAAGGACAAAAAAAAGCAGCCCGATATATTCAAACAGAATTTGAGGCAGCGGGCTTACATCCGTACAATGACACTTGTTTTTATCAGCCTTACTCATTATGGTCGTGGAAATGGGGAGAATGCACACTGAAATCCAAACACACCAGCCTTACATCGCAAAATGACTTTTTGTTTTTAAGTAATGCTCCGATGGATAGTACATCTGCACCATGTGTTTTTGTTGGGTTTGGTGAGGATACCATCATCAACGATTTGGATTTGAAAGATAAAATTGCATTTGCATTTACCAACAGCTATTCGAATTATTATAGTTTGGCCTATCGCCTAAAATCAAGAGGGGTTAAAGCCATCATTTTAACAAATCCGAATGATGAAAAAGCTTATCAGAAAATATCATCCAGAGTAGATTTTGATAGGGTAAATGTCTCGAAAGCAAAACCTTTTTTCTCTAAAACAGCTACCAAGGTTTTTATTGTAAAACCTTCGTTTGCAAAAGAATTATTTGGAAAGAACATAGCTGTTCTTAAAAAGGTTGAAACATCTAAAGAGGCAGCTAAGATCTCTGAAAAGATTATTGCTGTTCATTGCCCTGTTATCGTTGAAAAAGTAAAAACTGAAAACGTTGCCGGCTATATCAAGGGTAAAACCAACGAAACCATTGTTTTAAGTGCCCATTATGATCATTTGGGTAAAAAAGGTGACAATATCTATTACGGAGCAGACGATAATGCCAGTGGAACAACAGCCTTACTTTCATTAGCCAAGGTGATTGGAGAACAAAAAGAAGTGCCTGATAGAAATATTTTATTTCTGGCTACTTCAGGAGAAGAACTGGGCCTTCTAGGAGCTTTGCATTTTGCTGATGAACAAAGTAAACTTCCGTTTGATATTAAGGCTAACCTCAACATCGATATGATAGGTAGAAACGATTCAATTGGAAAATCAAATTATATTTATCTGATTGGTTCTAAAGAATATCCGGTACTTGATTCATTATGCAACATTGCCAATCAAGCTGTTGATTTAAAAATTGACTATGGATATGAAACTAACAGCAGCTTTGGTAATTTATTGAATCTTTCTGATCATTATGCCTTTCATAAACAGGGAATCCCTGTTCTTGGATTCTTTAACGGATTACACGCTGATTACCATAAACCAACAGATACTGTAGATAAAATTGAATTCGAAGAAATGCTCAAGCGAATCAGATTAATCTATTATACCTCACAACTGCTTGTTGACAAAGAAGTTTTTAATAAGAACTGA
- the tyrS gene encoding tyrosine--tRNA ligase, translated as MNFVEELNWRGMIHDVMPGTEEQLKKEMTSAYVGIDPTADSLHIGHLVSVMMLKHFQAAGHKPICLVGGATGMIGDPSGKSAERNLLDEATLRKNQDGLKKQLSLFLDFDSSKENGAEMVNNYDWMKEFSFLEFIRDVGKHITVNYMMAKDSVKKRLGSESKSGMSFTEFTYQLVQGYDFLHLYREKNCRLQMGGSDQWGNITTGTEMIRRIERGEAFALTCPLITKADGGKFGKTESGNVWLDPEKTSPYHFYQFWMNTSDADAEKYIKIFTMLSKDEIEAMVKEQNDAPHLRPLQKRLAEEVTVMVHGREAYDSAVEASQILFGKATTEALRKIDERTLLAVFEGVPQFNVEKALFTKGVSIVDLLAEKTEVFPSKGELRRTIKGGGVSINKEKISDAEINADASMLLNDKYLLVQKGKKNYYLVIAE; from the coding sequence ATGAACTTTGTTGAGGAATTAAACTGGAGGGGCATGATTCATGATGTGATGCCCGGAACTGAAGAACAACTGAAAAAAGAAATGACATCAGCATATGTGGGAATTGACCCTACTGCTGACTCTTTACATATTGGCCACCTGGTAAGTGTGATGATGTTAAAACATTTTCAGGCTGCTGGTCATAAACCTATTTGTTTGGTTGGTGGAGCAACCGGTATGATTGGCGATCCATCCGGTAAATCAGCCGAGAGAAATCTTTTGGATGAGGCAACATTGCGTAAAAATCAGGATGGTTTAAAAAAGCAACTAAGTCTTTTTCTTGATTTTGATTCATCAAAAGAGAATGGTGCTGAGATGGTGAACAACTACGATTGGATGAAAGAATTTTCATTTCTGGAATTCATTCGTGATGTAGGTAAACATATCACTGTAAATTACATGATGGCAAAGGATTCTGTGAAAAAAAGATTGGGATCAGAGTCAAAATCAGGTATGTCTTTTACCGAGTTCACCTACCAATTGGTACAGGGATACGATTTTTTACATTTATACCGTGAGAAAAATTGTCGTTTACAGATGGGAGGATCAGATCAGTGGGGTAATATTACTACCGGTACTGAGATGATTCGTCGTATCGAACGAGGAGAAGCTTTTGCTTTGACATGTCCTTTGATCACAAAAGCTGATGGAGGTAAATTCGGAAAAACTGAAAGTGGTAATGTTTGGTTGGATCCCGAAAAAACAAGTCCATACCATTTTTACCAATTCTGGATGAATACATCAGATGCAGATGCTGAGAAATACATTAAGATCTTCACCATGCTTTCGAAGGATGAGATTGAAGCAATGGTGAAGGAACAAAACGATGCACCCCATTTACGTCCATTGCAAAAGCGTTTGGCAGAGGAAGTAACAGTGATGGTTCATGGGCGTGAGGCTTACGATTCAGCTGTTGAAGCATCTCAAATTTTGTTTGGTAAAGCTACAACTGAAGCTTTGCGTAAAATTGATGAAAGAACCCTTTTAGCTGTTTTTGAAGGAGTACCTCAATTCAATGTTGAAAAGGCTTTATTTACTAAAGGTGTGAGTATTGTAGATTTGCTTGCTGAGAAAACAGAAGTTTTTCCTTCCAAAGGAGAATTACGTAGAACCATCAAGGGAGGTGGAGTAAGTATTAACAAAGAAAAAATATCGGATGCTGAAATAAATGCTGATGCATCAATGTTATTGAACGATAAATATCTGTTGGTTCAAAAAGGTAAGAAAAACTACTACCTTGTTATCGCAGAATAA